A stretch of the Polynucleobacter tropicus genome encodes the following:
- a CDS encoding outer membrane protein assembly factor BamE: MNVLLRGVFAPPRGGIVAIAAFIALGVSGCSTAVDETQRAWMNKIFRPYVPDVVQGNFISSEQYAKLQLGMSREQVRQILGTPLLASYFHANRWDYVFEFKRAGQRVGAERHVTVYFDGDKLVKFEGDALPTEVELVAEIDNYAKSKRSFWDVITGSNKPPVTPPLQQPEVMVTSKTDNLPAGAAIPPVPAESKSSFWDFFSFSNKPDAQPEVLGPGSLNTPPATEAKQ, from the coding sequence TTGAATGTACTTCTGAGAGGAGTTTTTGCTCCACCTAGGGGTGGCATTGTGGCGATTGCCGCATTTATAGCTCTTGGAGTGAGCGGTTGCTCTACTGCAGTGGATGAGACCCAGCGCGCTTGGATGAACAAAATCTTTCGTCCCTATGTGCCAGATGTAGTGCAGGGTAATTTTATTTCCAGCGAGCAATACGCGAAATTACAACTGGGCATGAGTCGCGAACAAGTGCGTCAAATTTTAGGCACGCCTTTGTTGGCAAGTTACTTTCATGCAAACCGTTGGGATTATGTTTTTGAATTCAAGCGTGCTGGTCAGCGTGTAGGTGCTGAGCGTCATGTCACCGTGTATTTTGATGGCGATAAATTGGTGAAGTTTGAAGGTGATGCATTGCCAACAGAAGTTGAGTTAGTGGCGGAGATTGATAACTACGCTAAATCAAAGCGTTCTTTCTGGGATGTTATTACTGGATCAAACAAACCTCCAGTAACCCCCCCATTGCAGCAGCCTGAAGTGATGGTCACCAGCAAGACAGACAACTTACCTGCTGGAGCCGCTATTCCTCCGGTGCCTGCAGAAAGTAAAAGTTCTTTCTGGGATTTCTTTAGTTTTTCAAATAAACCTGATGCGCAGCCAGAAGTGCTGGGCCCAGGTAGTTTGAATACTCCGCCTGCAACCGAAGCGAAGCAGTAA
- the dapB gene encoding 4-hydroxy-tetrahydrodipicolinate reductase: protein MKIAIAGATGRMGKMLIEAVLNTPDAQLVGALDHSSCSQLGDDAGAFLGKKTGVMISSDVAAVLANAEFLIDFTRPEGTMAHLAVAEKTATKMIIGTTGLSADQIANLKKASAKLAIVFAPNMSVGVNATFKLLEIAAKMLNQGYDIEIIEAHHRHKVDAPSGTALKMGEVIAEALGEKLDDVAVYAREGHTGERKEGSIGFATIRGGDIVGDHTVLFAGDGERIEISHKSSSRQSYAQGSLRAARFLQSQNSGLYDMQDVLGLRK from the coding sequence ATGAAAATTGCAATTGCTGGAGCAACCGGACGCATGGGCAAAATGTTGATTGAGGCTGTTCTCAATACTCCCGATGCTCAATTGGTTGGTGCCCTCGATCATTCTTCTTGCTCTCAGTTGGGTGATGATGCAGGCGCGTTTTTAGGTAAAAAGACTGGGGTGATGATTTCATCTGATGTAGCTGCAGTTTTGGCTAATGCAGAGTTTTTGATTGACTTCACAAGACCTGAAGGAACTATGGCTCATCTTGCAGTAGCTGAAAAAACAGCTACCAAGATGATTATTGGTACGACAGGACTTAGCGCTGATCAAATCGCCAATCTAAAAAAAGCATCCGCTAAATTGGCAATCGTATTTGCTCCTAATATGAGTGTTGGCGTGAATGCCACTTTTAAGCTTTTAGAAATTGCAGCCAAGATGTTGAATCAAGGATATGACATCGAGATCATCGAGGCACATCATCGCCATAAGGTAGATGCGCCATCAGGCACGGCTTTAAAAATGGGTGAAGTCATTGCAGAAGCTTTGGGCGAGAAGCTTGACGATGTTGCTGTATATGCACGCGAAGGGCATACAGGCGAACGCAAAGAGGGTTCCATTGGCTTTGCCACCATTCGTGGCGGAGATATTGTGGGTGATCACACTGTGCTATTTGCTGGTGATGGCGAGCGCATTGAAATTAGCCACAAATCATCAAGTCGTCAGTCATATGCGCAGGGTTCATTGCGCGCAGCACGTTTCTTGCAAAGCCAAAATTCTGGGCTGTATGACATGCAGGATGTGTTGGGATTACGCAAGTAA
- a CDS encoding barstar family protein translates to MNNRSENTVTASFEEHSRAESWDSNDRLETESSAANVYAQGGLSRLQTYAANQVSGKKVTASWRAALAVRDAGPPAMLRSVRTNIVQSIRAFRTPDLQEAATELGQHFIYANCANAMTKGEVLEAIAIAYTFTKQQAKNFDPLLDALTTTTDKAGQQPGFVVVLEGLPCTQKFDKEARETLLDVFRDAVDYWAERRTPYRVFYSFA, encoded by the coding sequence ATGAATAATCGCTCTGAAAACACCGTTACAGCCAGCTTCGAAGAACATAGCCGCGCTGAAAGTTGGGATAGCAACGATCGACTTGAAACGGAATCGTCGGCTGCCAATGTTTATGCTCAGGGTGGTTTATCTCGTTTACAAACCTATGCAGCAAATCAAGTTTCGGGGAAAAAAGTGACAGCTTCTTGGCGTGCTGCTTTGGCCGTTCGTGATGCCGGACCGCCGGCTATGTTGCGCAGCGTACGCACTAACATCGTGCAATCGATTCGCGCATTTCGCACACCTGATTTGCAAGAAGCTGCTACTGAGCTTGGTCAGCATTTTATTTACGCAAATTGCGCAAATGCGATGACTAAGGGCGAAGTTCTTGAAGCGATTGCAATTGCTTACACCTTTACAAAACAGCAGGCTAAGAATTTTGATCCGCTGTTAGATGCGCTTACTACAACTACTGATAAAGCAGGTCAACAGCCTGGATTTGTAGTGGTGCTTGAAGGCTTGCCTTGCACACAGAAGTTTGACAAAGAAGCTCGTGAAACTTTGTTAGATGTATTCCGTGATGCTGTTGATTATTGGGCTGAGCGCCGTACACCGTATCGCGTGTTTTACTCTTTCGCGTAA
- the fur gene encoding ferric iron uptake transcriptional regulator, producing MNTNQNPTPENLRDIGLKATGPRMKILDFFHQNSGTHFSAEDVFMALAKEDQEIGLATVYRVLTQFEQAGLLLRSHFESSKGDSRAIYELNEGQHHDHLICLDCGHVEEFVDEAIEKRQRDIAKNLGFKLQEHALAMYGHCQKKNCRNKQK from the coding sequence ATGAATACGAACCAAAACCCTACTCCTGAAAATTTGCGTGATATCGGCCTCAAGGCCACAGGTCCGCGGATGAAAATTCTGGACTTCTTTCATCAGAACAGTGGTACGCACTTCAGCGCCGAAGACGTATTTATGGCCTTGGCCAAAGAGGATCAAGAAATTGGTCTGGCCACGGTTTACAGAGTGCTCACACAGTTTGAGCAGGCTGGCTTACTGCTTCGTAGCCATTTTGAGTCTAGTAAGGGCGATAGCAGGGCAATCTATGAACTCAATGAAGGTCAACATCACGACCATTTAATTTGTCTAGATTGTGGGCACGTTGAGGAGTTTGTAGATGAAGCAATTGAGAAAAGGCAGCGGGATATAGCCAAAAACCTTGGATTTAAGCTCCAAGAGCATGCTTTAGCCATGTACGGTCATTGCCAGAAGAAAAACTGCCGAAATAAGCAAAAATAG
- the tkt gene encoding transketolase: MSNLQIRMANAIRALSMDAVQQANSGHPGMPMGMADIAVGLWNEHLKHNPTDPHWIDRDRFVLSNGHGSMLLYSLLHLSGYDLPIEELKNFRQLHSKTPGHPEYGITPGVETTTGPLGQGISNAVGMALAEKLLAEEFNRPGHNIIDHYTYVFLGDGCLMEGISHEVCSLAGTLKLNKLIALWDDNGISIDGKVVSWFNEDTPKRFEAYGWNVIRDVDGHNAEAVSKAIAKAKMSDKPTLICCKTAIGQGSPNMAGTDKVHGSPLGAAEIAATRVALNWPYAPFEVPKDIYSAWDFKKRGQALEHEWNKDFQKYRNKFPELAAELQRRMQGDLSKDFAPTLNQYLKACQSKAETVATRKASQNAIEALAPALPEFMGGSADLTGSNLTNWSACKAVRGDQWGNHINYGVREFGMSAIMNGIALHGGYIPFGGTFLTFSDYSRNAIRMAALMKLRSIFVFTHDSIGLGEDGPTHQSVEHVASLRLIPNLMVWRPCDTTESAVAWGAAIERQNGPSALIFSRQNCPFVSRSAAQIKDIARGGYVLRDPQSGKIDAVIIATGSEIALALQTAERLEKDGVGVRIVSMPSTSVFDQQNVTYKSSVLPPNIPRIAIEAGVSDFWWKYGCAAVHGVDTFGESAPAGQLYEYFGLTVDQISKTVKQCISKK, from the coding sequence ATGTCAAATCTTCAAATTCGCATGGCTAACGCCATTCGCGCACTATCCATGGATGCAGTTCAACAAGCAAATTCAGGTCACCCTGGTATGCCAATGGGTATGGCAGATATTGCTGTTGGACTGTGGAATGAGCATTTAAAACACAACCCAACAGACCCTCATTGGATTGACCGCGATCGTTTTGTATTGTCAAACGGTCATGGCTCGATGTTGTTGTATTCCTTATTGCATCTTTCTGGCTACGATTTGCCAATTGAAGAATTAAAAAATTTCCGTCAGTTACACAGCAAAACCCCAGGTCATCCTGAGTATGGAATTACTCCAGGAGTAGAAACCACTACAGGTCCATTGGGTCAGGGAATTTCTAATGCGGTAGGTATGGCATTGGCAGAGAAATTACTTGCTGAAGAATTTAATCGTCCTGGTCACAACATTATTGATCACTACACCTACGTCTTCTTGGGTGATGGTTGTTTGATGGAAGGTATTAGCCATGAGGTTTGCTCATTGGCAGGTACATTAAAGTTAAACAAGTTGATTGCACTCTGGGATGACAACGGCATTTCCATCGATGGAAAAGTGGTCTCTTGGTTCAATGAAGATACGCCGAAGCGTTTTGAGGCTTACGGTTGGAATGTGATTCGTGATGTTGACGGTCATAATGCAGAAGCCGTCTCCAAGGCGATTGCAAAGGCCAAAATGAGCGATAAACCTACCCTCATTTGCTGTAAGACTGCGATCGGTCAAGGTTCGCCCAATATGGCTGGCACCGATAAGGTTCATGGCTCTCCACTGGGCGCTGCTGAAATTGCGGCAACACGTGTTGCCTTGAATTGGCCGTATGCCCCATTTGAAGTGCCTAAGGATATTTATAGCGCTTGGGATTTCAAAAAACGTGGTCAAGCACTTGAGCATGAGTGGAATAAAGATTTCCAGAAATACAGAAATAAATTCCCAGAACTTGCAGCTGAATTACAGCGTCGCATGCAGGGGGATTTATCAAAAGATTTTGCGCCAACACTCAATCAATATTTAAAGGCGTGTCAATCTAAAGCAGAAACAGTTGCAACTCGTAAGGCAAGTCAAAATGCGATTGAAGCATTGGCTCCTGCATTGCCTGAATTTATGGGCGGCTCTGCAGATTTAACCGGTTCTAACCTTACTAATTGGTCAGCATGCAAAGCAGTGCGTGGCGATCAATGGGGTAACCATATCAATTATGGTGTTCGTGAGTTTGGTATGAGCGCCATCATGAATGGTATTGCTCTACACGGTGGATATATTCCATTTGGTGGTACCTTCCTGACGTTCTCGGATTACAGCCGCAATGCAATTCGCATGGCTGCCCTGATGAAGTTGCGTAGCATTTTTGTCTTCACGCATGACTCCATTGGTTTGGGTGAAGATGGCCCAACCCACCAGTCTGTCGAGCATGTCGCCAGCCTGCGTTTGATCCCAAATCTCATGGTTTGGCGTCCTTGTGACACCACGGAGAGTGCCGTAGCTTGGGGCGCGGCAATCGAGCGTCAGAATGGCCCAAGTGCGCTGATCTTTAGTCGCCAAAATTGCCCATTTGTATCTCGCTCGGCAGCGCAAATTAAGGATATTGCCCGCGGAGGTTATGTGCTGCGTGATCCGCAATCTGGAAAGATTGATGCAGTGATTATTGCAACTGGTTCCGAGATTGCATTGGCTTTACAAACTGCTGAGCGCCTAGAAAAAGATGGTGTTGGTGTTCGTATCGTCTCAATGCCATCAACCAGTGTGTTTGATCAACAGAACGTTACTTACAAATCATCAGTTTTGCCGCCGAATATTCCACGTATTGCGATTGAGGCTGGCGTGAGTGATTTCTGGTGGAAGTATGGTTGTGCTGCCGTGCATGGAGTGGACACTTTTGGTGAGTCTGCTCCTGCTGGTCAGTTATATGAATATTTTGGTTTAACAGTGGATCAAATTTCGAAGACTGTGAAACAGTGCATCTCGAAAAAGTAA
- the lptE gene encoding LPS-assembly lipoprotein LptE — protein sequence MVINPLRRALLGLIASVPVTGLLACGYRLRGMVDLPFKAIAITGNPSPPLRADIQTSILQGTDAKVAINPKDADLILEITNDINGREILAYNAAGQVSAYRLNIRVGFRAFDNSGADIIPDSEIYMTRDMDFSNTTVLATDVQQQQFLSLMRKDLAVQILRRISAAARAPRTKSF from the coding sequence ATGGTCATTAATCCACTTCGTCGCGCATTACTTGGACTGATTGCTAGTGTGCCTGTTACTGGCCTCTTGGCATGTGGCTATCGTTTGCGTGGCATGGTGGATTTGCCTTTTAAAGCAATTGCAATCACGGGAAATCCTTCGCCACCTTTGCGTGCTGATATCCAGACATCTATTTTGCAAGGAACCGATGCCAAGGTTGCAATTAACCCGAAGGACGCAGACCTTATTCTTGAAATCACGAATGATATTAATGGCCGTGAAATTTTGGCTTATAACGCCGCTGGTCAAGTGTCTGCATATCGCTTAAATATCCGCGTGGGCTTTCGAGCATTTGATAATTCTGGCGCTGACATTATTCCGGACAGCGAGATTTATATGACTCGTGACATGGACTTCTCAAATACTACCGTGTTGGCAACAGATGTTCAGCAACAACAATTCTTGTCTTTGATGCGCAAAGATTTGGCTGTGCAAATTTTGCGACGTATCTCTGCCGCTGCTAGAGCGCCAAGAACTAAGTCGTTTTAA
- a CDS encoding 16S rRNA (uracil(1498)-N(3))-methyltransferase: protein MPQFYLPGPWDSEKPTALTPEVAHHLRVRRIELGETFPIFDGKGQVAKAKLLSLSGKSGSAQLSEIRTDIHRETPYAITLAQGLAGGDKMDWIVEKAIETGAQAITPLQCERSILKLTRSNDQDRAQKRLAHWKGIIQAACEQCDRTVLATLEPIQTFDEYLKESKPALKILLSPDATQSLYSVLLENEPQDVILMIGPEGGHSPEEEARAQAAGYQIVSLGERVLRTETAGVVAISVVHSVWNPEMQKRLK from the coding sequence ATGCCTCAATTTTATCTTCCCGGACCATGGGATTCCGAAAAGCCAACCGCCCTAACCCCTGAGGTTGCCCACCATTTGCGCGTCAGGCGAATTGAGCTTGGAGAGACCTTCCCTATATTTGACGGAAAAGGCCAAGTTGCTAAAGCCAAGCTCCTTTCCCTAAGCGGAAAAAGCGGATCTGCCCAATTAAGCGAAATCCGTACAGACATCCATCGAGAGACCCCCTATGCCATCACCCTAGCCCAAGGACTGGCAGGTGGCGACAAAATGGACTGGATTGTCGAAAAGGCTATTGAAACGGGCGCCCAGGCAATCACCCCTTTGCAATGCGAACGATCCATTCTGAAACTAACTCGATCGAATGATCAAGATCGCGCCCAAAAGCGCCTTGCCCACTGGAAAGGCATTATTCAGGCAGCGTGCGAGCAGTGCGATAGAACAGTCCTTGCAACACTTGAGCCTATTCAAACTTTTGATGAGTATCTGAAAGAATCCAAACCCGCCCTCAAAATTCTTTTGAGTCCTGATGCAACTCAAAGTTTGTACTCAGTCCTTTTGGAAAACGAACCTCAAGATGTCATTTTGATGATCGGCCCAGAGGGAGGTCACTCACCCGAGGAAGAGGCGCGAGCTCAAGCTGCGGGCTATCAAATCGTTTCTTTGGGTGAACGAGTACTCCGTACTGAAACAGCTGGCGTTGTAGCGATTTCAGTTGTACACAGTGTGTGGAACCCAGAAATGCAAAAGCGCCTCAAATGA
- the gap gene encoding type I glyceraldehyde-3-phosphate dehydrogenase codes for MTIRVAINGYGRIGRMVLRALYEDQVNGKPRRDIKVVAINAMGDLAINAHLTQYDSAHGRFPAEVSVDGDHMVVNGDRIKMFCTRNPAETPWGELGVDLVLECTGKFTSKEKAMIHIQQGAKKVLISAPGEKDVDATIVYGVNQNVLKPSDVVVSNASCTTNCLAPLVKPLLEKIGIESGLMTTIHAFTNDQVLTDVYHKDMRRARSAVSSMIPTKTGAAKAVGLVLPALAGRFDGFAMRVPVINVSVVDLTFAATRATSVDEVNTILKAASEGELKGILGFNTLPLVSIDFNHDPRPSIYDASQTRVSADGKLVKVLAWYDNEWGYSVQMLNAAEALMAVK; via the coding sequence ATGACAATTCGTGTCGCAATTAACGGTTATGGGCGTATCGGTCGCATGGTATTGCGTGCCTTGTATGAAGATCAAGTCAATGGAAAACCACGTCGCGATATCAAAGTGGTTGCAATCAATGCGATGGGCGATCTTGCCATTAATGCTCATTTGACTCAGTATGACTCAGCGCACGGCCGCTTCCCAGCTGAGGTTTCAGTAGATGGCGATCATATGGTGGTGAATGGTGATCGCATCAAAATGTTTTGCACTCGCAATCCCGCAGAAACTCCATGGGGCGAATTAGGTGTTGATTTAGTTTTGGAGTGCACTGGTAAGTTCACTTCAAAAGAAAAAGCCATGATTCATATTCAACAGGGTGCAAAGAAAGTATTAATTTCCGCTCCTGGTGAAAAAGATGTGGACGCAACGATTGTGTATGGCGTAAATCAAAATGTGTTGAAGCCAAGCGATGTCGTTGTATCAAACGCGAGCTGCACAACAAACTGTTTGGCTCCGTTGGTAAAACCATTGCTAGAAAAGATTGGCATCGAATCAGGTTTGATGACCACCATTCATGCCTTTACAAACGACCAGGTATTAACCGATGTGTATCACAAGGATATGCGTCGCGCACGTTCTGCTGTAAGCAGCATGATCCCAACTAAAACGGGTGCCGCTAAAGCCGTTGGTTTGGTATTGCCAGCATTGGCAGGACGTTTTGATGGATTCGCAATGCGTGTTCCAGTAATTAACGTCTCAGTTGTGGATCTCACATTTGCCGCAACCCGCGCTACTAGCGTCGATGAAGTTAATACGATTTTGAAGGCAGCTAGTGAGGGTGAGCTCAAAGGAATTTTGGGCTTCAACACTTTGCCTTTGGTTTCAATCGACTTTAACCATGATCCACGTCCAAGTATTTATGACGCTTCTCAGACTCGCGTTTCTGCCGACGGCAAATTGGTCAAGGTATTGGCCTGGTATGACAACGAATGGGGTTACTCAGTGCAAATGCTCAATGCAGCAGAAGCATTAATGGCAGTTAAGTAA
- the leuS gene encoding leucine--tRNA ligase has translation MSKDYDYRAIEAAAQADWESAQAYKVVENAVGADGKKKPKYYACSMLPYPSGKLHMGHVRNYTINDVMARQLRMQGYNVLMPMGWDAFGMPAENAAIQNKVPPAQWTYDNIAYMKKQMAAMGLAIDWSREVATCSPDYYRWNQWLFLKMLEKGIAYRKTQVVNWDPIDQTVLANEQVIDGRGWRSGALVEKREIPGYYFNITAYAEQLLSGLDGLGWPERVKTMQQNWIGKSRGVRFAFKHEIADVHGNFIQDGLLYVFTTRADTIMGVTFCAVAAEHPLANKAAENNPALAAFIEKCKTGSVIEADLATQEKEGMFTGLFVTHPLTNEPVPVWVGNYVLMSYGDGAVMGVPAHDERDFAFALKYDLPIKQVVALKDESPMFNATRWEDWYAQKEGVVCFNSGKYDGLSHDEAVNAVAKDLGDMSIGEIKTTYRLRDWGISRQRYWGTPIPIIHCGDEQNPGCGAVPVPEADLPVVLPEDCVPDGSGNPLNKRADFLNVKCPKCGKPARRETDTMDTFVDSSWYFMRYTGSDAKTMVDTRNEYWMPMDQYIGGIEHAILHLLYARFWTKVMRDLNLITFDEPFQNLLTQGMVLNETYYTEEASGKKTWLNPLDVELDLDEKGRPQGAKLKGDSSGAPVMIGGVEKMSKSKNNGVDPQALIDQYGADTARLFVMFAAPPEQQLEWSGAGVDGASRFLRRVWTYSSGQAGSVREAQDAVPSNLNDAEKELRREVYSILKQANFDYQRRQYNTVVSAAMKMLNVLEPIKLGQDCAISAPVLRECLSILLRVLYPVVPHLTHVLWKDLGYAKIFGSLLDAPWPSVDESALVQTEITLMLQINGKLRGDIKVPADASKEQIETLALQSESASKALNGGAPKKVIVVPGRLVNIVA, from the coding sequence ATGAGTAAGGATTACGACTACCGCGCGATCGAAGCAGCAGCGCAAGCCGATTGGGAATCTGCGCAAGCCTATAAGGTTGTAGAGAATGCTGTTGGTGCGGACGGTAAGAAAAAGCCAAAGTATTACGCATGCTCCATGTTGCCTTATCCATCGGGCAAGTTGCACATGGGTCACGTTCGCAATTACACAATCAATGATGTGATGGCTCGCCAACTGCGTATGCAGGGATATAACGTTTTAATGCCTATGGGTTGGGATGCATTTGGTATGCCTGCAGAAAATGCTGCCATCCAGAATAAGGTTCCGCCTGCGCAGTGGACTTACGACAACATCGCCTATATGAAAAAGCAGATGGCGGCGATGGGTCTGGCAATTGACTGGTCAAGAGAGGTTGCTACTTGCAGTCCCGATTACTATCGCTGGAATCAATGGCTCTTTCTGAAAATGTTAGAAAAGGGCATTGCCTATCGCAAGACTCAGGTAGTGAACTGGGATCCGATTGATCAAACCGTTTTAGCAAATGAGCAAGTGATTGATGGCCGCGGTTGGCGTTCAGGCGCTTTGGTTGAAAAGCGCGAAATTCCTGGCTACTACTTCAACATTACTGCTTATGCTGAGCAGTTACTCTCTGGTTTGGATGGCTTGGGCTGGCCTGAGCGTGTCAAAACCATGCAGCAAAACTGGATTGGTAAGAGCCGTGGTGTGCGGTTTGCTTTTAAGCATGAAATTGCTGATGTGCATGGCAATTTCATTCAAGATGGTTTGCTCTATGTTTTCACTACGCGTGCTGACACCATTATGGGTGTGACGTTTTGTGCTGTGGCCGCAGAGCATCCGTTAGCAAACAAGGCTGCCGAAAATAATCCAGCGCTAGCGGCATTTATTGAGAAATGCAAAACCGGTAGCGTTATTGAAGCTGACCTGGCTACCCAAGAAAAAGAAGGAATGTTCACCGGTTTATTTGTGACGCATCCTTTAACTAATGAGCCAGTTCCTGTATGGGTTGGTAACTATGTGTTGATGTCATATGGCGATGGTGCCGTAATGGGCGTGCCTGCTCACGATGAACGTGATTTTGCTTTTGCGCTCAAATACGACTTACCTATTAAACAAGTGGTTGCGCTTAAAGACGAGTCACCCATGTTTAATGCTACTCGCTGGGAAGATTGGTATGCCCAGAAGGAAGGTGTCGTTTGCTTCAATAGTGGCAAATATGATGGCCTCTCTCACGATGAAGCAGTTAATGCAGTCGCCAAAGATTTGGGTGACATGAGTATTGGTGAAATCAAAACTACTTATCGTTTGCGCGACTGGGGCATTTCTCGTCAGCGTTATTGGGGTACACCGATTCCAATCATTCATTGTGGTGATGAACAGAACCCTGGTTGCGGTGCTGTGCCAGTTCCGGAGGCCGACTTACCTGTAGTGTTGCCAGAAGATTGCGTGCCAGATGGCAGCGGTAATCCATTGAATAAGCGTGCTGACTTCTTAAATGTGAAGTGCCCTAAATGCGGGAAGCCTGCTCGTCGTGAAACTGACACCATGGATACCTTTGTGGATTCGTCATGGTATTTCATGCGCTATACAGGGTCAGATGCCAAGACGATGGTTGATACGCGTAATGAATATTGGATGCCAATGGATCAATACATTGGCGGTATTGAGCATGCAATCTTGCATTTACTGTATGCGCGCTTTTGGACTAAGGTCATGCGCGATCTGAATTTGATTACGTTTGATGAGCCTTTTCAGAACTTGCTAACGCAAGGCATGGTTTTGAATGAAACGTATTATACCGAAGAGGCTTCAGGCAAAAAGACTTGGCTAAATCCTTTAGATGTTGAACTAGATCTGGATGAAAAAGGTCGTCCTCAGGGTGCCAAGTTAAAGGGAGATTCTTCTGGAGCGCCAGTCATGATTGGCGGTGTTGAGAAGATGTCCAAGAGCAAGAATAATGGCGTTGATCCTCAGGCTTTAATTGATCAATATGGCGCTGATACTGCTCGCTTATTTGTGATGTTTGCTGCACCACCGGAGCAGCAACTTGAATGGTCTGGAGCTGGCGTAGATGGTGCTTCCCGTTTCTTACGACGTGTGTGGACTTACTCAAGCGGTCAAGCTGGGTCTGTTCGTGAAGCGCAGGATGCAGTACCAAGTAACTTAAATGACGCAGAAAAAGAGTTGCGTCGAGAAGTGTATTCAATACTGAAGCAAGCCAATTTTGATTATCAGCGTCGCCAGTACAACACTGTGGTATCCGCTGCTATGAAGATGCTTAATGTTCTTGAACCCATCAAGCTAGGTCAGGATTGTGCTATTAGCGCCCCAGTATTACGTGAGTGTCTTAGTATTCTGTTGCGCGTTCTTTATCCAGTAGTGCCACACCTGACTCATGTTTTGTGGAAGGATTTGGGTTATGCCAAGATATTCGGGTCTTTATTGGATGCTCCATGGCCTTCCGTTGATGAGTCTGCTTTGGTTCAAACGGAAATTACCTTAATGCTGCAGATTAATGGCAAGCTACGTGGTGATATTAAGGTGCCAGCCGATGCTAGCAAAGAGCAAATTGAAACCTTGGCATTGCAAAGCGAGTCTGCAAGCAAAGCCTTAAACGGTGGCGCACCTAAAAAGGTGATTGTCGTCCCAGGTCGTTTGGTCAATATCGTCGCATAA